In Bacillota bacterium, the sequence CAATTCTTAACTCCAACGCGGGAATGAACCTGGGGTGGAGGCGGTTTACCATTTCCACCTGCGGGCTCGTACCTAAGATTTACCGGTTGGCCAATGAAAACGATCAAGTAGGCCTAGCGGTTTCCCTCCACGCTGCTGATGATGAGAAGCGTAGGAGCATCATGCCCATAGCCAGAGCTTACTCTCTGGCCGAGCTGATGGAAGCCTGCCGCTACTATTGCGATAAAACAGGCAGGCGGATTACTTTTGAGTATGCCCTGATTGCCGGCTTTAATGACAGCCCGGCTGATGCCAAAAATTTGGCAGATTTAATGTCAGGTTTAAACTGCCATGTCAATCTAATTCCGGTAAATCCTGTCTCTGCCGGGTATGAGCGGCCCCCGCAGCAAGTTACGGAAGGTTTTATGAATCTGTTGAGTGATTACCAAATCCCCACCAGCATCCGCCGAGAGCGCGGCACCGATATTGACGCGGCCTGCGGACAGCTAAAACAGTCAACTAGGGAGGATCTTGATGAAGATTCTTGACCGTATTGAGGATCTGATTGAAAATTTACTGGAAGGAGTATTTCGCAGAAATAATCCCAGTCCCATTCAGCCGATCGAGATCGGCAGGAAACTTTTAAAAGTTATGGAAGGCAATAAACGTGTCAGCATTGCTAAGACTTATGTGCCGAATCAGTATCAGATTTATCTCAATCCTAATCAGCTGATTGAATTTGAGTCCCTAAAGCAGACTCTTGCTCAGGAATTAAAAGGAGTTTTACAGCAAAAAGCCGAAAAAGAAAACTTAAGCTTTATTGGCAATTTATGGATCAATTTCACGGCAGATCCTGATTTGGATTTGGGTGCGATCCGTATCGAGGCTGGTTTTTTAGAACAGAGTGAAAGTGAGACCGGTGAGTTTTCGGTAACCGCACCCCAGGCTGATTTTGGTCACACGCAGATCTTTAGTATTCCAGATAAGATCAAAAAGCAGGCTCATCTAGTCATTGAGAACCATGAACATGAGTATGTCCATTCATTAAGCGGTGGACGGCAGAGCCTCGGCCGAAGCCACAAATGCGATATCGTTATTAAAGATCAGAACGTGAGCCGAGTCCACGCCTGGCTGGAGTCGGTGGACGGACAGTGGAAACTTATCGATAACGAAAGTACTAATGGCACTTTTGTCAATAACCAGCGGATTGGTGAGCAGGTATTACAAAGTGGAGATCAGATCCGAGTCGGAACTACCACCATCATTTTTCAGGATGGTGAATAAGGTGAGTCTGCTTCAGAGTTTAATCAAAGTGATAATTGTGCTTTGGCTCTTGAGTTTTGGCATCCGGATGGTAAAGGCGATGCTTAAGGAGTTCGACTGATACGAGGTGAGAAGCGTGCGAGTGGGAGCAGCAACAAGCAATGGATTAGTGAGGGACCACAACGAAGATGCCTACTGGATATCTGAACATGTCTTTGCGGTCTGCGATGGCATGGGAGGGCACCAGGCGGGGGAAGTGGCGTCGCAGCTGGCTGTTGATGTATTTAAAGATTACAGATTTAATGAGGAGGAGCCTTTAGAGGCCGTTTTGGGTGCCATTACAAAAGCTCACCGTGTGGTCCAGACAGAAGCTCAGACTCCAGATTACAGCGGAATGGGAACGACTGTCACTCTTGCCTATATAGCTGAAGAGCAGGGAGAGTATCAGCTGTATATCGGCCATGTGGGCGACAGCCGCGCCTATGTGTTAACAAACGGTAAGCTGGAGCAGGTTACCTCTGATCATTCTTTAGTGGGTGAGCTGATCCGCAACGGCAATTTATCAAAAGATGACGCTGTTAACCACCCCCACCGCCATGTGGTGACTCAGGCCTTAGGCATCGGTGAGAT encodes:
- the rlmN gene encoding 23S rRNA (adenine(2503)-C(2))-methyltransferase RlmN → MQKRDKLEINSLTLDNLQTIIGEDQFPRFRAVQIFQWIHKHGINDLDLMSNLPKDLKEYLQERFRFTVMDQVIKQVSRDGTVKYLFRLYDGRTIEAVMIPEQSRRTICVSCQVGCAMGCTFCATGKAGFDRNLTSGEICRQIEFISRDWGEITNIVFMGMGEPFHNYDKVMEAISILNSNAGMNLGWRRFTISTCGLVPKIYRLANENDQVGLAVSLHAADDEKRRSIMPIARAYSLAELMEACRYYCDKTGRRITFEYALIAGFNDSPADAKNLADLMSGLNCHVNLIPVNPVSAGYERPPQQVTEGFMNLLSDYQIPTSIRRERGTDIDAACGQLKQSTREDLDEDS
- a CDS encoding DUF3662 domain-containing protein, with the translated sequence MKILDRIEDLIENLLEGVFRRNNPSPIQPIEIGRKLLKVMEGNKRVSIAKTYVPNQYQIYLNPNQLIEFESLKQTLAQELKGVLQQKAEKENLSFIGNLWINFTADPDLDLGAIRIEAGFLEQSESETGEFSVTAPQADFGHTQIFSIPDKIKKQAHLVIENHEHEYVHSLSGGRQSLGRSHKCDIVIKDQNVSRVHAWLESVDGQWKLIDNESTNGTFVNNQRIGEQVLQSGDQIRVGTTTIIFQDGE
- a CDS encoding Stp1/IreP family PP2C-type Ser/Thr phosphatase; protein product: MRSVRVGAATSNGLVRDHNEDAYWISEHVFAVCDGMGGHQAGEVASQLAVDVFKDYRFNEEEPLEAVLGAITKAHRVVQTEAQTPDYSGMGTTVTLAYIAEEQGEYQLYIGHVGDSRAYVLTNGKLEQVTSDHSLVGELIRNGNLSKDDAVNHPHRHVVTQALGIGEIEIETFTRTLNSADLVLLCTDGLTDVVEDAVIADILKDYSPEEAAQKLVALANEKGGPDNITVIIIKIP